The Haliotis asinina isolate JCU_RB_2024 chromosome 3, JCU_Hal_asi_v2, whole genome shotgun sequence genome segment gcagtatgttttgaaatgtgaaaatcggataattactgggagtaatgaatttcaaaaatagcatattaatgatcactgatatcaagttttcatgtaacccggaatgataattctgaaacgtcaccgatgtacccagaatcggttgggatgttttcgaaaatacacttacacgaacgccgaagtgcgctttccgccatattggatagtgtttacaaaatcacgtttcgagaaggccggtattgagaagcccattacatcatgtatacttcatagttagctgcgacaaatgcatcattgaattccccatatatcttagaatcaaattacaaatggtctttgtcaccaataccaactgtctagacaaaacgaaacgaaatatactttgtatgaaaacgaacgctgtgctcgaaagacagcgcttgactgaaatgtaaacaaagaaaaaatccagttttacactgcgtagcattttcggaaatttcctaacatccagccctctaatcattgcttacaatagctcaatacgcttagtatattcaggggaagagtatcgtggcaaaaaatagcaaattgaaaatagatacaatgaaataatttggtaattcataagaaactgtcaaacttttagtgcagcgtgacgccatgactgacgcaaaatcacgcagaacgacaacggtacttatcggcatttctggcttcttccgtcatttacaatgtaaacgataagaacatatcacaatacacagatagtcagaataattctgattacttacatctcacatttatatacaaaagatccctgaatcaagcaaaatgtcgtcgcaaaatcctgagtacccttctcagcgaagccgccattttgaaagaaatcggtcatcggtagtgatgtcatacgtcaacattgttgcacatattaggcaatttctttgaggtgaaggtcggttgaacaagagtaaacacaatgcccacaccattccgattgcacttttagtattgtgatgtatattttgcgcatcgttcagatattttttcatgcaattgatttcagtatctacatatgtccatattcaacaccatatcatgtgtgggtataaggtatccgttattattctttgaaagcttttgattgtttgaataatatttacatgggaaactgTCTAAGTAAGTGTTAcagtattataccacattttaagcctctacacaagtgttggaagatcacacgtagccattactgcaacatgtgctttagttcccgtgatgtgcaatattcaatacgttgggacaaatattgcagtttcatatgaacaggttaataaacaacgatttaattccaacttataagtaaaacggataatattaatgaaaatgatttgtacattttatcaaatgtaggggcacacatactactatttaaaggaattgtcttgttcattgtattggttcgtgtcgtttttatagacaaaactattatcaatattaattgaccaggtgcgagtttgtcaaaacgtttcatgattcattatcattgtttttcgataataaagtcaattcaaatgcgattaaaatatatctgatggcagaatgtctaactcaaacaatatttatacggaaattgttaaaaatatatacatcaggtcaagtcttaatttggacaagcattacgtccattttctaatacttctttactgaaacatcgatctctttgtaccttttattgcatacttatgaagggaattgatttcataatcatgagaagaaaagtctttttcctaaatgaatactcaatgaacattcaggtgttgtgaaattttcatttatgctaaattgatgctaggcaggtgcgcgtgctgctcacaataagatatgtagtaaaaccgtgtaattgttgatatattcaggacactatttcagtgataataccattcattttatattttggctgaaaagtgttgaattctgacacagaagcccagatcttttacacattgagtggaaactAGTGTTAGATATAtcctaatcagcaaccagagtagtctttttccgacgtcacaaaatgcacaaaacatgctgtgacgtcaactaaaatgtcgcattattttcagttatttcattacgtttgaaaatgtggctgttactccgttaataatgatggaaaattaataaaaatacatatacacaaacaggagaatatgggaatctaagaactaaaatatgtatcggatagggacatccaaatcgctattgcctgatttttgatgtagtacacttgcatcttttcttacagattgtgaaactaccaaaaggtatcctctcacattggggaaatttgtgttggaatagtttggctcactgtgaacaaaacatcacgaaaatatactgtccatatccacagcaaattctctccatgtgatcggagttacattgacctaatgtaaaccatagctgagttatgcccccttatctttatacgtgcatgacctctctgtcgacgtttgacgtcatagtagaaaatcgatttttgacatttattgcgggtcatttttgattttgtgagtatgacgttatgcattagcacatacatccatttcatatacacttatgtcgttcagatatcaagctgtattttcttcgctgacacttcccgtaaagatgccaaattaaaaaaatcgtagcagagtgcttttattggtgcatgataaaaaactgagaaatttactgtttttgaacatacacaaaagttttggacaacttttagcagtgtctctttctcaaacccctgaggtagccgcaattatatttataccaacggataggaaatcaaatatcctacatgtctgtgcaatttcatagccgtacgcagatccaggaccacgcgagcgcaaatctcgcacaacgttcacttttcaaactttatgaaaatgtgcgcctgcaaaaaaactcggcatccagggggttaataaTAGCTAATACTGCATGGTTTAGATTAATGCGCCAATGAAACTGCTTACCATGCGATGATAGATAACGACATGGGAATATTACACTAAAACAAGGAAATATGCACTGGTCCTGTTTGATGACTTCTGCCTTGTGAAGTGGTGCTTGTGATGTGGATATATTTAACCATCTAGCAGGGTTATTTGTAAAAACTGGGCCTGTAGCAATGTTAGAGACCCAAAGTAGTGAACATTCGTCAGTCAGTGTTTGATTGTAATCGTTAGTGATCTGatttaaaattgatcttcaaccTCCCCAGTCTCAGTAAACTTTGTTTCAGTACACttagtagtggagtgtaacggaaAGTACTGAGACTACATTACTTTGACTGCAGCCTTCCATTCTTGAAAAGGGAGACCTGTGGGATTGGATGGCCACTCACACATATTGTTCCTCTTCTGTCAATAAGACATCTTCCCGGAATAACCATCTGACGACCCTGGCCGAGAGTAAATACCTTCTTATAGAATGAGTACGCGTATGCGTTACTCGTAGTTGCCTTAGCTTGAATGTCTCGCTTGCTGGTTGTTATTTCAGTCATTCATGTGACACCCCTTATGAGTTTTCTCACCTTGGCCATTTTACTGAGGGTGACCTCCCCTTGAAGCAGTTCATCCTGAGAAACCTGTGAATGGGCAGGGTCCTTCGGCTTCTCCTACACCATACAAAAAAAAATTAAGATGTTGTTTAAACACACATCAGACATTTATACTGTATTGCTTTTAGGTTTATAAGATGGGTTGCTCATGATATGTCGCTCATGCTTACCAGTGTGAGACGCCATGGCAGAGCACAATGGGGTGCCTAACACTGCTTAAGGCCCATGGCAGTCGATGTCTGCACTTAGCAGAAGAGGACCTTGATTATTGGCAAATGGCTTTCTAGGACATGAAAAGGATGTCCAAAAGGCAGAAAGTCTCCTACTCACGTTTGTGCTTGTGGCAcccatactttttgttgttGGACTATCCATCTTAACAGGGAAGAATTTTGACAGTCTCTCTGCACAAGCTGCACATTGACTTTCAGCTGTTATCCCATCGCACGCATAAAACTTCAATCGAAATCGTCTGGTTTCATTCTGTCAGTAGAACAGATAAATAGATGGTTTCAAGATCACGGGGTCCTGTATGACTTATATgttgatatgaaatataatactaatataaatatacatcgCAGCATCTGTGGCACGATAGTAAAGATACAAACGCATTCGCTTTGTCATTTCCTGCGACCTTTCTTTCACCCAAAAAATTATATTTGTTCTGTTCAAGAGTGCTTGTTAAATATTTTACGACGCTTCAGACAACTATGTTGTCTCGTAATAATGATTGTGAATGTATAATGCGTCTTTACCGTGTTCAAGGCACATGCACAAAGCTCtaacagtgtgtgagtgagtgagtttaggtatatgccgcttttagcaatgttccagcaatatcacggcgggggacatgaAATGTCAGTACTCTATGTTCATAATTTAGTTTAATCGTAATGAAATATCGTCTATTTACTACTGAGTGCAGGAATTGGAACCAAAAACGGCTTACTGCCACTTTATACATGAGCAGCATGCTATCTCTCTTCGTCATTCCCCTCATCCAGGCCCGGGCTGTCAACAAACTGTGGCTCTCCTGCATTGCAAGATATCACGAATACAGACTTATGAACAACTAGAATGAAGGCAAAAGAAATGATTGATCTGTTTCTCCACTTGCAGACCTACTAAAGATCGCTAAAACTTGGCGTGCGTTCATCTTACCATAACAGTTGTGCTCCGACACAAGACAAGGTGACTTGAGTCTGTTAGAGTCAATACAAGATCACCGTCGTTGTCGTCGTATTGCTGAAAAACGGTATAAGCGTATGTCTCACAGAAAGGAATGTCACTGAACGATACATGCAGAGAAAGTATTACTACAGATAATTAAGAACTTCACATTaatagtttggttttttttcactggACTAATCGCATATTCTTGAACAAAAATGACCAAAAATGAGTTAGGTTATTCTGTATCATTTAGACCGATCCCTCACCTTTGTGACTCCTTTGTGAATAACTCACCTGCCAATGTCCTTTTCCCATTGCACTTGAAGTTATCAGGTACCTGGCGTATTTCTCGATTTTCCACACTTCAGGCATGTCTTTTAGCTTGATGCAATAATACCAAGGTAATACCAGGTCCTTTCTTTATAATACCAAGGTAATACCAGCTAGGTCCTTTCTTTGTTTCTATCAACCTGCTCAGCCACTGGGCGGGTATGTGGCCAGTGCCTACACATAAAAGGGTTAAAAACAACATCGACATGATACTGATTTGGTACATGTAGAATAAATATGGTAAATACATAACTACTGtaacaaaacatattgttaTGCATGCCCCAGTTCTTCAATACATGAGAATTTACAGATGAAAGAGCACATACATACCATTTACATCTACTGGTAGAATTGTAACATATTGACACTTTGGATGATACTTTCGTTTCTAATTAAGACTGTACAGAATGATTCGTTTGAGGGCATCGGAAAATTTGCGCCAGCTGTCCACACACGACGatagaaaatatataaaatatcattGGAACGTGTACTTCCATTTTCCATATAGGGAAAGTTAAATCTTTTGACTTGGGGCAACATGCATACTTTGTCATATCTGACACTCGACTTCGAGTATACTTCTTAGTAACTTAAAAACGAGAGTATTTACAGAACTACCTTTTCCTGCTATGTCACATTTTAACTTTATAAATACGTATTCCTTTGCCCATGCGTGTGTAACATTAATATTATAATTCAAGACCAATAAGTAAGCTAAAGCTATATTCTGGTATCATGATATACTGTACAGAGTCTGGGGTGCATTTCTGCGGTCACAAATTCGTTTTCATGAAATGAATTAGTCGTATAACTATCGAATCATATGATATCCTAACATCGAATCTTTGGTACCATCGGACGATCTAATTAATATTGTCTGTAACATTGCACAGAAAATAAATACCACAGCCAAGTGTTTATTGTTCCTATAAGTTTAATGGTCGTGTTTTATTGATGGACTATTACTGACTTTTTTTTGCTCCCTTCTATGAGCTATTTGCGCATAGGTGTTCATCGAATGCCGTTCGACTTGAATAAACACTGGTACTGCAGTACCAACAGggaatgacagtacagtactGCGGTGTGAGGATTTAGGTTTTGACTTAATCTCTCTGATCTTATGCTTTTCCCCAtgtgacaaactatttatgtTTAAAGTCATAATGGGCTGttacaaatatatatcataatatTAGACAAAGCTATCTGCATGTGTGATCACAAAACTGATGGTCTCCCCAGGATCACAGACGAGTCTAGCAGACGACATTCGACTACACCAAGCGAACTGTGCATGTAAGCTCACAGCGTGCAACCAAATACACCAACTGACAATACTGTCTTTGTTATACGGGTGCCATATATAACCTACTGTTCCTGTTCGAATAGGGTATAACGGTAGCTGACTATGACATGCAATGGGAAAAACACAGCAGTTATTCCTGATTTCTAGTTGACGATCTCGACATATCGTCAGTGAAGTAAACACGCTGTGATATATTCTTAAACACTAATTGTAACTTATGACAGCATTGTAAGGTATGGTCATTTGAGATTCAACAATGCGGCACAGATAAGTATTTAACTACTAGTGGCATGTTATAAAGTCAACATGTAATATCAATGTATTTTAGAGGATATATGTTGGAAATATTATCAACAGAATATGTGGGGAAAATCTCGTACATGTTCACCAGTTTGTAAGAATGTACATTTTCTGACGTCATCATTTTATGTGgtctttctttcaaaatggcagctCCCTGTCCTGTCAAAATGACATAGATTCGAGGCTAGGACCTGTTATCTCTGAAATATCAACTTGTTGGCTGCAATTTAGACCAAATAAAATGGAGAGTGCAGAATCGTCTCCCCGAGTAAGTGTTGTACACGAAAAATCACAGACTATTTATATTTTTGCGGAATAGCCTTATATCCTTTACTATCTCATGCTGCAACCTTTGATCAtcatttgttcattttcagCACATACTGGTTTTGCGTTCATCCCATTCCATGAATGTGATATAGTGCCAAGACTTAAACATTTTCTATTGTATGGTAATTATGACAATATTTCCATGTTTACCTGTTTACCGTTTACCTGTGTTATGAACGCGGAACGTAATTTCCCTGTATCGTTTTCTACTTTTTGTTTCACCAACTCCTTGTTTTGGAGAGTGCTTATTGTCACAGATGTTCTGAGCTTTCGATAACTTGACAAAAATAATAAGCTTTCTTGAGAAATGGACAGCTAGACTAATCCTTACGTGACCGCTTAACAGTTACCAAGAAACCTATCACTTCCTTATACAAGGTCTTGTTTGACAAAATTCATCCTGCTTATTTCAACCTACTAGTGTACCAGATTTCATACTAAAAAGTGATGTAATGTTTAaggatgtgtttgtttgttgattagaTGAAAGATCATACATGAAAACTACAATTTGTCAGAAATCTCTTatgattatcatgattataaACACTAAAAATTAATAAAGAATTTGCATTTATCTTTTTTAAAGATGGACAAAGCCCATGTTCACAGTCTGCCATCAGACTACAGTGATGTCCAGTCAAACAGCTATGATCCAGATTTCATCTCAGATATCAGCAACAAGATGCAAGTGCCGGACAGGATAGCTGTAGGAGGAGCGTATAACGGCCATGTAGGACAAACTAGGAACACTGCCTCGGAAAACATGATGGTTCCGGAAAGGATAGTTCTAGCAGGTAAGACAGAAAAACGAAAAGGGCTTGTATGTAGTTCACATCTGTAATACAGCCTCAGCTACACACATTGGCATTAGTACTAATAATAGTCTTTGCGATTGATTGAGATTTCATCACTGAGTAAGAGTAGATTGGATCCAGGTAAGAATTTTTTTAAGACAAATAACAGTATCTGCTGGTCAGACTTACTGACATTGTTAATGTTCCTTTAATGCAGTTACTTACCGGGAGATCAGTTTGCACAGATTCATTGATTCACAGACCACCTCATGTATGTTGAATAatgttgttaaacaacaaacaaaacatcctGATGTGAATACTAGTGATGTCAGCATATTACACCGCTATATTTATTATAGCTGTCTATGAATAAATTGCTTTTCATATATGAATGGCAGGAGGAGATACACACATCGGGATGAAGGAGGCACTTCGCCCTCTTGTCTTTGATCGTCCGCCTGACAGTGAGAGCATGTCATATGTAGGACTGATCACCCCACCCAGAACACTGACCCTAGAGGAAAGATTCCCGACAGTAGAGGAAGTGGAAACGCGAAGAGTTCATACCGACATGGTAGCCAAGCCAGAAACTAATGGGTGAGGAGGACTGAGCAATTCACTGATGATTACATTTTCCATCTTTGTCATGTGTTCTCAAACCTAATGTCTAACAATGTATTGTCTCAAACACACCTTGTGATCTTAGGTGATTTGTATTACTTTTTCCTATTTAGAACAAGGTAATTTTACAGCAGATTGTTTTATGGAGTGATGAAGATATAAATTTGGTTTGGGGACAGGACCTACAATCTGTAAGACCTTTATGTATCTATCTGTAAAGGATATATTTGTAGATGCTTGAATGTCACGCCTTTTGTAGTATTTATGTGAACACAGATCATTGTGAAAGACCTATTGATGTGTGTAGTCAGTGGACAACTATGCATTTGGTATTTGTTTAATGATTGCTTGGAtgttggggtagtctagtggttaaggtgtttattcttcacgccgaaggcctgagattccccacatgggtacagtattcGAATACTGCAGATGAGCAGTAATTGATATAGCCCACTCATGCCTAGAAAGGTTATGTTACATTTACCCTGCTGTATGTGTTGCACTCTTCCCATACATACTACCTTTCCTTTTCCTGGTGAAAtcatgcaaaacatggaaatgcTATCATGTTAGAAAGAGCAAATTTCTAAACAAAGTTGAAACTGCTTCTTGTTTCTAAGGGACTGATGTTTTCAATCACATTTTCACACAAAACAGAAGAGGTGTACCAGAATGTTACGGTGGTCATTATTACGTCAGAATTTGTTTCGAATCAGAAACCAACAAAGTCAAATCTGTTTCTATTACAGAATGGGCCCAGTGCCATACACTCCCGGAGTGTCACCCTATGACTCACTGCTCCTCAACGAAGAAGATGAAGCCACTCTGTTACGAACCCAAGTTTCTAAACTGACCCGTCGACTGGCTGTTATGGAGCAGGACAACCAGCGGCGATCTCAGCGTGAACTTTTCCTTTACCCTGCAGTTTTCGGTTATCTCCTGTTTCGAGTATTCTTCTGGTTCATGAGAAATAGATGAAACCAGATACCTCCTCCAAGACTGACTCTTTAAGATATATTACAGGATATTAAATTTTCCTCAATTATTTCTTACTGTTTACCTGTGGGAAACATACTAGTTACTCTGCTAGGAGGACCCATATATTTAGGGCCAGATACATTACTCTAGTAAACTTCAGAAAGACTATTTGTGACATGTGTACAATGATTGATATCACTGCACACCATAtctttacatgtgtttgtgaacatGGCAGGTGTTCATGTTATCCAGGATAATGCTGTACATTATCATGCTGTCATGCTGTTTTCTGTAGTTTGTATTCACATGGAATGTTTTTAACCTATGACACTGCTGGTACACTACTGGAAGATCAAGCTATGGTACAGTTGAACCCTGCTTATCAGGACCTCTCTAGATGCAATAATTTTGGTAAATACATTGTATCTTAATATCTGACGAGTTACTTTTACCATGTGTGTGACTTTTTGAGTCAGACCACTGTCTCTTGAACAAACAGGGGATGCTCTGTTGTACTTGTGGTCTTCTATTAGCATGGTTGTATTCAATGTGCGAAGAAATAGTCACTGGCCCTGTAGCCTGCGACTAGTACGAATCCAGTCAGTCCAGTAAATCCTCAGTCACTTTACTTACTCAGCGAATTGTCTTGGGGTCATTTTGAAAGTCTGTCACCCTATCACCCTATCTGACTTGTTAAGTTGTAATACACTTCTAAATCATGCAAATTATGGCGATATATATccatcatattagcagcttaataATGACTTATTTAAGTTATTTCAgcataaacaaaatacttttcttgttttctttttaacctttttgtaatctttggcttagtttctacattcaaattttgggcgagtgaattattttgtggcaTAGCTAGCCCAAATGGCAAGCTaaatttggaaactgtttcgcACACTGGTTGTTGTCATTGGTTAGTATAATTAGTTCTTGTAGCGTGAATGCATGAAAGTTTGTGATCATTATGATGCAAGCATCATATGCAGATTGGAGAGTGTGCTATGTCACCAATTTTATCCTtcacacattttgtttttaatgagTATTGTTCTGGAGGTTTGGTTCCAAATATCCCATATCCTGGGTCTCAGTGTAACATTTGCTTCAGAATGTTTAAGAATTCTggtctttctttctctctcgaATCCTCTTTAGAACTTCATCAAACATTATGGAAGCATGCAATATTTTGAACATGCAAAACATTGAatactgggcctagattttcaaagctgtctttgggctaagatagtcgtaagtgccatacattgacattaacttacaactatcttaacaCTAAGATAGCATTGAAAATCTAGGTGCTGGTCTCTCCTGTATACTCAAATCCTAAAAGTCGCCCCATAATGTTTgatgaagtacatgtattagCTACTGATACGGACATATCTTGGTCTATCAGGTGAACCAACGATAACAGATGACTAGCATATTTATCTAGACATCAGGGGACTACACACTACCTCATCAACGTCAAAGAGTTTGttacattattatttatcacacacagacacccaGACACAAAAGTCATTAGCCATAGTGGGTGTATATACTGGGAGGATCGCAGGATAGCATTTTCCCAAGCCAAGGGACTTAACTGTCTGTAGGAGTCCACTTTCCACCCATACCGAAATAGGCTGGAATTAGAGTTATATTTAGACTGGAAAGAGTTTAGGCAATGTCCAGTTAAAATTGGGTATCATAGAAGACATCCAGTGTATAAATATTGTAATAGCTGATTTAATTTAGGTTTCAGGATATGTGAAGAATGTGAAAAAATCTTTTCCTCACAGATATTATTATAACCATCTCACTTAGTTTGTTACGATTATCTCCTGATTATTACACTGGAAATGCAGGTGGTATTAAAAGTAGAATCTGAGTGCTGATTGGATGAGATGACAACAGGGAGATAACTTTTAGTTGCTACCACTGTCTAATTCAAGCTTAGTTTGGCATGAGGACTATACTTTCATAATTTGTCAACTCCCTTGCCTCAGTGAGATAGATTGATATCGATACAGATCATTTTCTCTGCATTAAGATTGCAAGAAGAGCTTTGATTCACATATATTCAGTTGCTTAATTTGTTTTCTGTGatggaacaaattttatggatgatcaacttctttattttcacaatcaccttcagctcag includes the following:
- the LOC137278495 gene encoding mitochondrial fission factor-like, which gives rise to MESAESSPRMDKAHVHSLPSDYSDVQSNSYDPDFISDISNKMQVPDRIAVGGAYNGHVGQTRNTASENMMVPERIVLAGGDTHIGMKEALRPLVFDRPPDSESMSYVGLITPPRTLTLEERFPTVEEVETRRVHTDMVAKPETNGMGPVPYTPGVSPYDSLLLNEEDEATLLRTQVSKLTRRLAVMEQDNQRRSQRELFLYPAVFGYLLFRVFFWFMRNR
- the LOC137277091 gene encoding meiotic recombination protein REC114-like, with protein sequence MPEVWKIEKYARYLITSSAMGKGHWQQYDDNDGDLVLTLTDSSHLVLCRSTTVMESHSLLTARAWMRGMTKRDSMLLMYKVANETRRFRLKFYACDGITAESQCAACAERLSKFFPVKMDSPTTKSMGATSTNEKPKDPAHSQVSQDELLQGEVTLSKMAKVVSGHLKARLPVAYQHCDFPPEEMKTMIRLCLTDPSFPAFVQQVDIQLQKLIADDTSNVT